The following are encoded together in the Thermoanaerobaculia bacterium genome:
- a CDS encoding isochorismatase family protein: MELAQVDRSILVVIDLQGKLVEKVHRSPLVLAATHRLLELAQLFSVPVVLTEQYPRGLGPTHPEIFARFEALTVPKWRFEKGAFGCFGEPGFQESLAEVRPGLAPADRQLVVAGIEAHVCVMQTVLEARRLGQSVHLCWEAVSGRGAEHRQAALERMRQAGAEVSNLESVAFEWARHKDHAQFKAMSAIFKQGQIGGDD; the protein is encoded by the coding sequence ATGGAACTCGCCCAAGTCGACCGCAGTATTCTGGTGGTGATCGACCTGCAGGGGAAGCTGGTCGAGAAGGTCCACCGCTCTCCGCTCGTCCTGGCGGCGACCCACCGCCTGCTCGAGCTCGCGCAGCTGTTCTCCGTGCCGGTGGTGCTCACCGAACAGTATCCGCGCGGGCTCGGCCCGACCCACCCCGAGATCTTCGCCCGCTTCGAGGCGCTGACGGTGCCCAAATGGCGGTTCGAGAAGGGCGCCTTCGGCTGCTTCGGCGAACCCGGCTTCCAGGAGTCGCTGGCCGAGGTGCGCCCCGGCCTCGCTCCGGCCGACCGCCAGCTCGTGGTCGCCGGCATCGAGGCGCACGTCTGCGTGATGCAGACCGTGCTCGAGGCGCGGCGATTGGGGCAGTCGGTACACCTTTGCTGGGAAGCCGTCTCGGGTCGCGGCGCCGAGCATCGCCAGGCCGCGCTCGAGCGCATGCGCCAGGCCGGCGCGGAGGTGAGCAACCTCGAGTCGGTGGCTTTCGAATGGGCGCGCCACAAGGACCACGCCCAGTTCAAGGCGATGTCGGCCATCTTCAAGCAGGGGCAGATCGGCGGCGACGACTGA
- a CDS encoding cytochrome-c peroxidase, translating to MKLRTTLLALLPLGFAALAAIAGAQPADEPIRPIQPAEVTRPAVVELGKKLFFDPRLSKSGFISCNSCHNLSLGGSDNLQTSIGHNWQRGPINSPTVLNSSMSLAQFWDGRAKDLQEQAGGPIANPGEMAFTHRLALDVIVSIPQYREEFARAFGAGPIVIDRVTEAIAAFEETLVTPNSRFDRWLMGDAGALTAPELAGYTLFKDSGCVACHNGPAAGGTSFQKMGVVEPYVTANPAEGRIGVTHEAIDRFRFKVPTLRNVELTYPYFHDGEAETLAEAIDVMGRLQLGNTFTPEETAQIVAFLKTLTGDQPRFEMPLLPPSTPETPRPVPFG from the coding sequence ATGAAGCTGCGCACCACGTTGCTCGCTCTCCTGCCCCTTGGCTTCGCCGCCCTCGCGGCGATCGCCGGGGCGCAACCGGCCGATGAACCGATTCGACCGATCCAGCCGGCCGAAGTCACCCGGCCCGCGGTCGTCGAGCTGGGCAAGAAGCTCTTCTTCGACCCGCGGCTCTCGAAGTCGGGCTTCATCTCCTGCAACTCCTGCCACAACCTGAGCCTGGGCGGCTCCGACAACCTGCAGACTTCGATCGGCCACAACTGGCAGCGCGGACCGATCAACTCGCCGACGGTGCTGAACTCGAGCATGAGCCTGGCGCAGTTCTGGGACGGGCGGGCGAAGGACCTCCAGGAGCAGGCCGGCGGACCGATCGCCAATCCCGGCGAGATGGCCTTCACGCACCGTCTCGCCCTCGATGTCATCGTCTCGATCCCGCAGTATCGCGAGGAGTTCGCGCGCGCCTTCGGCGCCGGGCCGATCGTGATCGATCGCGTGACCGAGGCGATCGCCGCTTTCGAGGAGACCCTGGTGACGCCCAACTCGCGCTTCGACCGCTGGCTCATGGGCGATGCGGGCGCGCTCACCGCGCCGGAGCTCGCCGGCTACACGCTCTTCAAGGACAGCGGGTGCGTCGCCTGTCACAACGGGCCGGCGGCGGGTGGCACCTCGTTCCAGAAGATGGGCGTGGTGGAGCCCTACGTGACCGCCAATCCGGCGGAGGGGAGGATCGGCGTGACGCACGAAGCGATCGATCGGTTCCGCTTCAAGGTGCCGACGCTGCGCAACGTCGAGCTCACCTATCCCTACTTCCACGACGGCGAGGCCGAGACGCTCGCCGAAGCGATCGACGTGATGGGTCGGCTCCAGCTCGGCAACACCTTCACGCCGGAAGAGACCGCCCAGATCGTCGCCTTCTTGAAGACGCTGACCGGCGACCAGCCGCGCTTCGAGATGCCGCTGCTGCCGCCCTCGACCCCGGAGACGCCGCGCCCGGTGCCGTTCGGATAG
- a CDS encoding DUF3224 domain-containing protein — MKLTAKGAFEVKLAPVTQTEHAGGTTLGRFTLAKTFHGDLEGTGAGEMLTAGTSVAGSAGYVAIERVEGTLGGRQGSFVLQHSGSMAHGGQSLMITVVPDSGTGELTGLAGTLQIDIEGKAHFYNFEYSLP; from the coding sequence ATGAAACTCACCGCCAAGGGAGCGTTCGAGGTGAAGCTCGCCCCGGTCACCCAGACGGAGCATGCCGGCGGCACGACACTCGGGCGCTTCACGCTCGCCAAGACCTTTCACGGTGACCTCGAAGGGACGGGCGCGGGAGAGATGCTCACCGCCGGAACGAGCGTCGCCGGATCGGCGGGCTACGTGGCGATCGAGCGCGTCGAAGGCACGCTCGGAGGGCGCCAGGGGAGTTTCGTCCTGCAGCACTCCGGCAGCATGGCGCACGGCGGCCAGAGCCTGATGATCACCGTGGTTCCCGACTCGGGAACCGGCGAGCTCACGGGGCTTGCAGGCACCCTGCAGATCGACATCGAAGGCAAGGCGCACTTCTACAACTTCGAGTACTCGCTGCCCTGA
- a CDS encoding helix-turn-helix domain-containing protein translates to MNKPDRLRPKLVDPRGVLHQRMTATSPGYGRFWPDEDLAPFVEHLWTVAWDLEVPTVSEVLAHPSVQLVVERDASAVAGVFTGRFVRRLEGSGRVLGVKFLPGGFRPFLDGPVSALTDRRLSLTEIFGSAADDLERRALAAPGPEQAFAVIQEFLRARRPVAREAIGLVGRIVERAANDRGITRVAQLVAGSGLAPRQLQRLFDEYVGVRPKWVIQRYRLHEAAERIAASPEHDWAELALELGFADQAHFVRDFRRFVGSTPAAYARSLPR, encoded by the coding sequence TTGAACAAACCCGACAGGCTCCGTCCCAAGCTCGTCGATCCCCGCGGAGTCCTGCACCAGCGCATGACGGCGACCAGTCCGGGCTATGGCCGCTTCTGGCCGGACGAGGATCTCGCGCCCTTCGTCGAGCACCTGTGGACGGTCGCCTGGGATCTCGAAGTGCCGACGGTGAGCGAAGTGCTCGCTCATCCGTCGGTTCAGCTGGTCGTCGAGCGTGACGCTTCGGCGGTCGCCGGAGTCTTCACCGGCCGCTTTGTGCGCCGGCTCGAGGGGAGCGGCCGCGTCCTCGGCGTCAAGTTCCTGCCCGGCGGCTTCCGGCCGTTCCTGGACGGCCCGGTATCGGCGCTCACCGATCGTCGCCTCTCCCTCACCGAGATCTTCGGCAGCGCAGCGGACGATCTCGAGCGGCGCGCGCTCGCGGCGCCCGGCCCCGAGCAGGCTTTTGCAGTCATCCAGGAGTTCCTGCGCGCGCGCCGTCCCGTCGCCCGCGAAGCGATCGGGCTCGTCGGTCGCATCGTCGAGCGCGCCGCGAACGACCGCGGAATCACCCGCGTCGCCCAACTCGTCGCCGGGTCCGGCCTCGCTCCGCGTCAGCTGCAGCGGCTGTTCGACGAGTATGTCGGCGTGCGCCCGAAGTGGGTGATCCAGCGCTACCGGCTGCACGAGGCGGCGGAGCGCATCGCCGCCTCGCCGGAGCACGACTGGGCAGAGCTGGCGCTCGAGCTCGGCTTCGCCGACCAGGCGCACTTCGTGCGCGACTTCCGCCGCTTCGTGGGCAGCACCCCGGCGGCCTACGCGCGGTCCTTGCCGCGCTGA
- a CDS encoding cyclic nucleotide-binding domain-containing protein codes for MAPEALVALVDRLVAHRALTAVPRAQLVWLAERSEIRRYAVGELIEQAGKPINSLWVILEGHFDIRVHRGGGLRRVMEWRGGDIAGLLPFSRMRKAPGEMRAIAVTELLGLSRASFPDLIRECQELTAVCVHVMLDRARHFRSSDLHDEKLASLGRLAAGLAHELNNPASAVASNAVALVERLPDTETAFRSLGGCRLSEPELAAFITLRDRCLGGAPTALRSPLDHADRIEELGDWLKQRGIDRAEAEDLAETGLGIADLAAAAAILRPNALVAALRALAAGCGTRRLASEIERAATRVHELVAAVKGFTYMDQAMTPKPVDLARGLSDTLTVLRSKAKARSVQLRARIEDSLPPVVGLGGELNQIWANLIDNAIDAVAPGGEVEVSAVRQAESLVVRVVDNGPGIPEALRARVFEPFFTSKPVGEGTGLGLVIAHNLVLQHKGEIDIDSCPGRTEVRVSLPLPANTDEQTRTTGGGGSK; via the coding sequence ATGGCCCCCGAGGCCCTCGTGGCCCTCGTCGACCGGCTCGTCGCGCATCGCGCACTCACTGCGGTGCCGCGGGCGCAGCTCGTCTGGCTGGCGGAGCGCAGTGAGATACGGCGCTACGCCGTCGGCGAGCTGATCGAGCAAGCGGGAAAGCCGATCAACTCGCTTTGGGTGATTCTCGAGGGCCACTTCGACATCAGAGTCCATCGCGGTGGCGGTCTGCGCCGTGTCATGGAGTGGCGCGGCGGCGACATCGCCGGGCTCCTCCCATTTTCGCGCATGCGCAAGGCTCCGGGCGAGATGCGCGCCATCGCCGTAACTGAACTCCTCGGTCTTTCCCGCGCTAGTTTTCCCGATCTCATCCGCGAGTGCCAGGAGCTGACCGCCGTCTGCGTGCACGTCATGCTCGACCGCGCGCGACACTTTCGCTCGAGCGACCTCCACGACGAGAAGCTCGCTTCGCTCGGGCGGCTCGCGGCGGGACTCGCGCACGAGCTCAACAACCCCGCCTCGGCCGTCGCCAGCAATGCCGTCGCCTTGGTCGAGCGCCTCCCGGACACGGAGACGGCCTTTCGCTCCCTGGGCGGCTGCCGGCTCTCCGAGCCCGAGCTCGCGGCGTTCATCACCTTGCGCGATCGCTGCCTCGGCGGTGCGCCGACCGCCCTCCGGTCGCCGCTCGACCACGCCGACCGGATCGAGGAGCTCGGCGATTGGCTCAAACAGCGGGGGATCGATCGCGCCGAAGCGGAGGACCTCGCCGAGACCGGGCTCGGGATTGCAGATCTGGCGGCGGCGGCGGCGATCCTCCGGCCCAATGCGCTGGTGGCCGCCCTGCGCGCACTCGCGGCCGGTTGTGGCACGCGCCGGCTGGCGTCGGAGATCGAGCGTGCCGCAACCCGGGTGCACGAGCTGGTCGCGGCGGTCAAGGGCTTCACTTACATGGACCAGGCAATGACGCCCAAACCGGTCGATCTCGCGCGCGGACTCTCCGACACGCTCACTGTGCTCCGGTCCAAGGCGAAGGCGAGGTCGGTGCAACTCCGGGCGCGGATCGAGGACAGCCTGCCCCCCGTTGTAGGCCTCGGCGGCGAGCTCAACCAGATTTGGGCGAACCTGATCGACAACGCCATCGACGCGGTCGCTCCCGGCGGCGAGGTGGAGGTGAGCGCCGTGCGGCAGGCGGAGAGCCTGGTGGTGCGCGTCGTGGACAACGGTCCGGGCATTCCGGAGGCGCTTCGGGCCAGAGTTTTCGAACCGTTCTTCACCAGCAAACCGGTGGGCGAGGGCACCGGACTCGGGCTGGTGATCGCACACAACCTCGTGCTGCAGCACAAGGGCGAGATCGACATCGACTCGTGTCCCGGGCGCACCGAGGTCCGGGTCAGTCTCCCCTTGCCGGCGAACACTGACGAACAGACCCGGACGACGGGGGGGGGAGGCTCGAAATGA
- a CDS encoding FAD-dependent oxidoreductase encodes MSKPIILAVDDDPDVLAAVERDLRERYREDYLVLKARSGAEALAAASDALTRGRTIALFLVDQRMPGMTGTELLGEARKLFPEARKVLLTAYADIEAAIASINEIGLDHYLLKPWHPPEEKLYPVLDDLLAAWRAQSRPPFEGIRLAGAQWSRQCYEAKDFLARNHVPYQWLDVDRDKATGELVMQLAGSLTRLPVVLFPDGSHLVAPTALELAARVGLATRAGRPFYDLVIVGGGPAGLANAVYGASEGLATLLVEQSAPGGQAGTSSRIENYLGFPGGVSGSDLAQRATAQARRFGAELLTAQRVEAIRREDPYRVVRLADGSEIASYAVLLATGTATNRLEAPGIEPLLGAGVYYGAATTEVAAYRNQDICIVGGANSAGQGAVFFARSCRRVTMLVRSSGLETSMSQYLIDRIATLPNITVLPRVTVTQALGQDRLEAVTVRYEESGQTSTLPCAALFLFVGGAPRSEWVAGFVQKDDRGFILTGPDLPREGARPRGWKLDRDPLLFETSVPGVFAAGDVRAGANRRVAAAVGEGSAAIFSIQRYLETV; translated from the coding sequence GTGTCGAAGCCGATCATTCTCGCCGTCGACGACGATCCGGATGTCCTGGCCGCGGTCGAGCGCGATCTGCGCGAGCGCTATCGTGAGGACTACCTCGTTCTCAAGGCGCGCTCGGGCGCAGAAGCCCTCGCGGCGGCGAGTGACGCGCTGACGCGCGGGCGCACGATCGCGCTCTTTCTGGTCGATCAGCGGATGCCGGGAATGACGGGTACGGAGCTTCTCGGCGAGGCGCGCAAGCTCTTCCCCGAGGCGCGCAAGGTCCTGCTGACCGCCTACGCCGACATCGAAGCGGCGATCGCGAGCATCAACGAGATCGGTCTCGATCACTACCTGCTCAAGCCGTGGCATCCACCGGAGGAGAAGCTCTACCCGGTGCTCGACGACCTGCTCGCCGCCTGGCGCGCGCAGAGCCGACCACCGTTCGAGGGGATCCGGCTCGCCGGCGCGCAGTGGTCGCGTCAGTGCTACGAAGCCAAGGACTTTCTGGCGCGCAATCACGTCCCGTATCAGTGGCTGGACGTCGACCGCGACAAGGCGACGGGCGAGCTGGTGATGCAGCTCGCCGGCAGTCTCACGCGCCTTCCGGTGGTGCTCTTCCCCGACGGCAGCCACCTGGTCGCACCGACGGCGCTGGAACTCGCGGCACGGGTCGGACTCGCGACCCGAGCCGGCCGGCCGTTCTACGACCTGGTGATCGTCGGCGGCGGACCTGCGGGACTGGCGAACGCGGTCTACGGCGCCTCGGAGGGTCTGGCGACGCTGCTCGTCGAGCAGAGTGCCCCGGGCGGGCAGGCGGGGACCAGCTCGCGGATCGAGAACTACCTGGGCTTTCCGGGCGGCGTTTCGGGATCCGACCTGGCCCAGCGCGCCACCGCCCAGGCGCGGCGGTTCGGCGCCGAGCTGCTGACCGCACAGCGGGTGGAGGCGATACGCCGCGAAGATCCGTATCGCGTGGTGAGGCTCGCCGACGGCAGCGAGATCGCGAGCTATGCCGTGTTGCTCGCCACCGGAACGGCGACGAACCGGCTCGAAGCCCCCGGTATCGAGCCGCTCCTCGGCGCGGGCGTCTACTACGGCGCGGCGACGACCGAAGTAGCGGCCTATCGCAATCAGGACATCTGCATCGTCGGCGGCGCCAATTCGGCGGGGCAGGGGGCGGTCTTCTTTGCCAGAAGCTGTCGGAGGGTCACGATGCTGGTGCGGAGCTCCGGCCTCGAGACTTCGATGTCGCAGTACCTTATCGACCGCATCGCGACGCTGCCCAACATCACCGTCTTGCCGCGGGTGACGGTGACGCAAGCGCTCGGACAGGATCGCCTCGAAGCGGTGACGGTGCGGTACGAAGAAAGCGGACAGACTTCGACCCTTCCCTGCGCGGCGCTCTTTCTCTTCGTCGGCGGAGCGCCACGGTCCGAGTGGGTCGCCGGCTTCGTGCAGAAGGACGATCGCGGTTTCATCCTCACCGGACCGGATCTGCCGCGCGAGGGAGCCCGGCCGCGCGGCTGGAAACTCGATCGCGATCCACTGCTGTTCGAGACCAGCGTCCCGGGGGTCTTCGCTGCCGGAGACGTGCGAGCCGGCGCCAACCGCCGCGTTGCCGCTGCGGTTGGGGAGGGATCTGCGGCGATCTTCTCGATTCAGCGCTATCTCGAAACCGTCTGA
- a CDS encoding amidase (catalyzes the hydrolysis of a monocarboxylic acid amid to form a monocarboxylate and ammonia), protein MNVVEASIPEMQEAMSSGSVTSRELVTQHLLRIAFYEDRINATIAVNPRALDEADALDRERRAGKVRGPLHGIPIALKDNIHTIDMPTTGGALAFAGFVPPYEATLVSNLRAAGAIVLAKTQMTELANWVAGPPGMPTNYNSLNGYGFNPYDPRRDPREPTFDGRPALATGGSSSGTGTAASFWVANVGTETSGSILSPANANRLAAVKPTVGRISRHGIIPITADQDTAGPIARSVTDAAILLGALEGAQADPNDPSTSRCARETDYTKYLDRGALRGARIGIPRAYFYDAAKAPGNAEPQGGLDAPHAAAMEEAIAILRREGAIVVDPADIPSVVDADPERNFLLWNICRSLDEAKTKRCSIDFAYGMERDFNLWLASLGPAAPVKSLTELRQWNREHQKAGTLKYGQALLDFSDAMDPHVYRERYEADRAKDLALTATHGIDEAMTTHRLDALLFPGPRGANLAARPGYPTVMVPFGTVATIPDPPFPDGFDPAPLALGVSFTGSACAEPRLLALGYAFEQATRKRLPPNGMP, encoded by the coding sequence GTGAATGTCGTCGAGGCGTCGATCCCCGAAATGCAGGAGGCGATGAGCTCGGGCAGCGTCACGTCGCGCGAGCTGGTGACGCAGCACCTGCTGCGCATCGCTTTCTACGAAGACCGGATCAACGCCACGATCGCCGTCAATCCGCGGGCGCTCGACGAGGCCGACGCCCTCGACCGCGAACGCCGCGCCGGCAAGGTGCGCGGACCGCTGCACGGCATCCCGATCGCGCTCAAGGACAACATCCACACCATCGACATGCCGACCACCGGCGGCGCGCTGGCGTTCGCGGGCTTCGTCCCGCCGTACGAGGCGACGCTGGTCTCGAATCTGCGCGCCGCGGGAGCGATCGTCCTTGCCAAGACGCAGATGACCGAGCTCGCGAACTGGGTGGCCGGGCCGCCGGGCATGCCGACCAACTACAACTCCCTCAACGGCTACGGTTTCAACCCGTACGATCCACGGCGCGATCCGCGTGAGCCCACCTTCGACGGCCGCCCGGCGCTCGCGACCGGCGGCTCGAGCTCGGGCACCGGAACGGCAGCGAGCTTCTGGGTCGCGAACGTCGGCACCGAAACCTCCGGGTCGATCCTCAGCCCGGCGAACGCCAACCGACTCGCGGCGGTCAAGCCGACCGTCGGCCGGATCAGCCGGCACGGCATCATCCCGATCACCGCCGACCAGGACACCGCCGGTCCGATCGCGAGGAGCGTCACCGACGCGGCGATCCTTCTGGGAGCCCTCGAGGGCGCGCAGGCCGATCCGAACGACCCATCGACCTCGCGCTGTGCGCGCGAGACCGACTACACGAAGTACCTCGACCGCGGCGCCCTGCGCGGCGCGCGCATCGGCATCCCGCGCGCCTACTTCTACGACGCGGCGAAGGCACCGGGCAACGCCGAGCCTCAGGGGGGACTCGACGCGCCGCACGCCGCCGCGATGGAGGAGGCGATCGCGATATTGAGGCGCGAGGGCGCGATCGTCGTCGACCCCGCCGACATCCCCAGCGTCGTCGACGCCGACCCGGAACGCAACTTCCTGCTCTGGAACATCTGCCGCAGCCTCGACGAGGCTAAGACGAAGCGCTGCTCGATCGACTTCGCCTACGGCATGGAGCGCGACTTCAACCTCTGGCTGGCCTCGCTCGGTCCCGCTGCGCCCGTGAAGAGCCTGACCGAGCTGCGCCAGTGGAACCGCGAGCACCAGAAGGCCGGCACGCTCAAGTACGGCCAGGCGCTGCTCGACTTCTCGGACGCGATGGACCCGCACGTCTACCGCGAGCGCTACGAGGCGGACCGCGCCAAGGACCTGGCGCTCACGGCAACGCACGGCATCGACGAGGCGATGACGACGCACCGCCTCGACGCCCTGCTCTTCCCCGGCCCGCGCGGCGCCAACCTCGCCGCCCGCCCAGGCTACCCGACCGTCATGGTGCCGTTCGGCACGGTGGCAACGATCCCCGATCCGCCCTTCCCGGACGGCTTCGATCCGGCCCCTCTGGCGCTCGGCGTGAGCTTCACCGGCAGCGCCTGCGCCGAGCCCCGACTCCTCGCGCTCGGCTACGCCTTCGAGCAGGCCACCCGCAAGCGCCTCCCGCCGAACGGGATGCCCTGA
- a CDS encoding sigma-70 family RNA polymerase sigma factor: MQAALTACRTGAPEAIDRLVDALYPDLRRIASAQLRRLRPGRTLDTTSLVHEAYLKMVRSGEFADRAHFLAASARAMRHILVNAARRKLAGKHGGGRDADPLDDRDLAVERAQYEEILDVGEALERLGKLDERLCRLVECRFYAGMTEEETAVALGVSDRTVRRDWLRARAWLKVELGLIPSSAGGSAS, encoded by the coding sequence GTGCAAGCTGCTTTGACCGCCTGTCGCACGGGCGCACCCGAGGCCATCGATCGCCTGGTCGACGCGCTGTATCCGGACTTGCGCCGTATCGCGAGCGCCCAGCTGCGCCGGCTGCGGCCAGGCCGTACCCTCGACACGACGAGCCTGGTTCACGAGGCCTATCTCAAGATGGTCCGAAGCGGGGAGTTCGCCGACCGCGCCCACTTTCTCGCCGCTTCGGCCCGGGCGATGCGACATATCCTGGTCAATGCGGCGCGACGCAAGCTCGCCGGGAAGCACGGCGGGGGGCGCGACGCGGACCCGCTCGACGACCGCGACCTCGCCGTGGAACGCGCTCAATACGAGGAGATCCTCGATGTCGGCGAGGCTCTCGAGCGGCTCGGGAAGCTCGACGAGCGTCTGTGCCGCCTGGTCGAATGCCGCTTCTACGCCGGGATGACCGAGGAGGAGACCGCGGTCGCCCTCGGTGTGTCGGATCGCACGGTCCGGCGGGACTGGCTGCGGGCGCGCGCCTGGTTGAAGGTGGAGCTCGGGCTGATTCCGTCTTCGGCAGGAGGAAGCGCGTCATGA
- a CDS encoding serine/threonine protein kinase yields the protein MSADESRPPAPGRSALDPDFAELLGLAPQARARRLEGIEDAGRRAELASWLAAALEDDGFLRPGGALRGELLDDALADEDGPLQPGSELGAYRIVAEIGAGGMGRVYLGERADGLFERRVAIKVVHLDHAYTDLGRLLREQQILAELVHPHIAQLYDAGLTADGSPYIVMEHVAGEAIDDYCRRRGRDARGRLRLLVDVCAAVATAHQRLIVHRDLKPSNILVDASGTVKLLDFGIARILEPESLPSSSSAVDSTAAPALSRSATQLRPATTLHHGRSWLTPQYASPEQLAGRPVTTASDVYQLGLLAWELLADRRPERGVADGERQERELPPPSRSASGVRLDLPLADLDAVVAKSLAVDPRERYRSADRLADDLLHLLEGRPVLARRSNRLYRLRRFVGRHRLASAVAATVTVLVIGLTAAFTARLAAERDATRLQADEAEQARLETEQVVVFLTDLFRSTDPYSRPGVGRASEMSARELLDRSAGRLDDALSDQPLVRARLLSELGTIYRQLGLLDAAEPLLRESLRLRESTPGARPADLATSRLSLGRHESQRGRFEEAAVLIDLAVADYRRLDDRRGLASALEVRGNLENSRDERGAIDTLNESLALWQELGVVEREGDLRLFLANAHAKAGRVAEARTQREAAQALLEARLGPSHPSVAAALVGVADLHTLEGQNRLSLPLLERALAIYEASLGPDDFRVATVANNLGVAHNQLGEYEAARAYFERALAGYERERVNHPDVGQILNNLGTIEWALGRPAAAAVLYRRALAQLRRTLKEEHIAISRTVFNLGEALLALGRTEEARPLLEQSLTNLGAKLGADHVMLSWPQIYLAGIAEKSGELERAEGLLRRAVALRDAAAAGLDPKDVETAREALASYLRRHGRSPP from the coding sequence ATGAGCGCCGACGAATCCCGCCCTCCCGCACCCGGCAGATCCGCGCTCGACCCCGACTTCGCGGAACTGCTCGGTCTCGCACCGCAAGCGCGGGCCCGCCGCCTGGAAGGGATCGAAGACGCCGGACGGCGCGCCGAGCTTGCGTCGTGGCTTGCGGCGGCGCTCGAGGACGACGGGTTCCTCCGCCCCGGCGGCGCTTTGCGCGGCGAACTGCTCGACGATGCGCTCGCCGACGAGGATGGCCCTCTTCAGCCGGGCTCCGAGCTCGGTGCCTATCGCATCGTCGCGGAGATCGGTGCCGGGGGGATGGGCCGGGTCTATCTCGGCGAACGCGCCGACGGGCTCTTCGAGCGCCGCGTGGCGATCAAGGTCGTCCATCTCGACCACGCCTACACCGATCTCGGGCGGTTGCTGCGCGAGCAGCAGATCCTGGCCGAGCTCGTCCATCCCCATATCGCCCAGCTCTACGACGCCGGTCTCACCGCCGACGGCTCGCCCTACATCGTGATGGAGCATGTCGCCGGCGAAGCGATCGACGACTATTGCCGGCGTCGCGGCCGCGACGCACGGGGCCGCCTGCGCCTCCTGGTGGATGTCTGCGCCGCGGTGGCGACGGCGCATCAGCGCCTGATCGTCCACCGTGATCTCAAGCCTTCGAACATCCTGGTCGACGCCTCGGGTACGGTGAAGCTGCTCGACTTCGGCATCGCGCGCATCCTCGAACCGGAGAGTCTCCCGTCATCCTCGTCAGCGGTGGATTCGACCGCGGCGCCGGCGCTCTCACGGAGCGCGACGCAACTCCGGCCGGCGACGACACTGCACCATGGCCGATCCTGGCTCACGCCGCAGTACGCCAGCCCGGAGCAGCTCGCGGGCCGGCCGGTGACCACGGCGTCCGACGTCTACCAGCTCGGTCTCCTCGCCTGGGAGCTGCTCGCCGACCGGCGGCCGGAGCGCGGGGTCGCCGATGGAGAGCGCCAGGAGCGAGAGCTTCCGCCGCCGTCGCGATCGGCCTCGGGAGTGCGCCTCGATCTGCCGCTCGCCGACCTCGATGCGGTGGTCGCGAAGTCCCTGGCCGTCGATCCCCGCGAGCGCTATCGGTCGGCCGATCGGCTCGCGGACGATCTGCTCCACCTCCTCGAGGGGCGGCCGGTGCTGGCGCGCAGGTCGAACCGTCTCTACCGGCTGCGCCGCTTCGTCGGGCGCCACCGCCTCGCGAGCGCCGTCGCCGCGACCGTGACGGTGCTGGTCATCGGCCTCACCGCCGCTTTCACGGCGCGCCTTGCAGCCGAGCGTGATGCGACCCGCCTGCAGGCCGATGAGGCTGAACAGGCCCGGCTCGAGACCGAACAGGTCGTCGTCTTCCTCACCGATCTCTTCCGCTCGACCGACCCCTACTCGCGCCCCGGCGTCGGCAGAGCGTCCGAGATGAGCGCCCGCGAGCTCCTCGACCGCTCCGCCGGTCGTCTGGACGACGCGCTTTCCGACCAGCCGCTGGTGCGCGCCCGCCTGCTCTCCGAGCTCGGCACGATCTACCGCCAGCTCGGCCTGCTCGACGCGGCGGAGCCGCTGCTGCGCGAGAGCCTCCGGTTGCGCGAGAGCACGCCCGGGGCCCGCCCCGCCGACCTCGCCACGAGCCGCCTCTCGCTCGGTCGCCACGAATCGCAGCGCGGCCGCTTCGAGGAGGCGGCGGTGCTCATCGATCTCGCGGTCGCCGACTACCGTCGGCTCGACGACCGTCGCGGGCTCGCCTCGGCGCTCGAGGTGCGGGGAAATCTCGAGAACTCGCGCGACGAGCGCGGCGCCATCGACACACTCAACGAATCCCTCGCGCTCTGGCAGGAGCTCGGGGTCGTGGAGCGCGAGGGAGACCTCCGGCTGTTTCTCGCCAACGCGCACGCCAAGGCGGGACGGGTCGCCGAGGCCCGCACGCAGCGCGAGGCCGCACAGGCGCTCCTCGAAGCGCGGCTGGGACCGTCGCATCCGTCGGTTGCGGCGGCGCTGGTCGGCGTCGCCGACCTCCACACGCTCGAGGGCCAGAATCGACTCTCGCTGCCGCTGCTCGAACGCGCGCTGGCGATCTACGAGGCGAGCCTGGGGCCAGACGATTTCCGAGTCGCGACGGTAGCCAACAACCTCGGCGTGGCCCACAACCAGCTCGGCGAGTACGAGGCGGCGCGGGCGTACTTCGAGCGGGCGCTTGCCGGCTACGAGCGCGAACGCGTCAATCATCCGGACGTTGGCCAGATTCTCAACAACCTCGGCACCATCGAATGGGCGCTGGGCCGGCCGGCGGCAGCGGCCGTGCTCTATCGCCGCGCCCTCGCCCAGCTTCGCCGGACCCTCAAGGAAGAGCACATCGCGATTTCGCGCACGGTCTTCAATCTCGGCGAGGCTCTGCTCGCCCTCGGCCGGACCGAGGAGGCGCGGCCTCTCCTCGAGCAGAGTCTGACCAACCTCGGCGCGAAGCTGGGCGCGGATCACGTGATGCTCTCCTGGCCGCAGATCTACCTCGCCGGGATCGCCGAGAAGAGCGGTGAGCTCGAGCGCGCCGAAGGCCTGCTGCGCCGGGCCGTCGCGCTGCGGGATGCTGCCGCCGCAGGCCTCGATCCGAAGGACGTGGAGACCGCCCGCGAAGCGCTCGCAAGCTATCTCCGTCGTCACGGTCGCTCTCCACCGTAG